The Anomalospiza imberbis isolate Cuckoo-Finch-1a 21T00152 unplaced genomic scaffold, ASM3175350v1 scaffold_338, whole genome shotgun sequence region GCCCCTTTCTCAAATATTCCCAGTCCCCTCCAATTTTTCCAGGCTATCTTGGggctcggggtgggggggggggggggcttttTGAGATCACAGGGGGATTTTAGGGGTCCCCTGAGCTCTGTTTGCTCCCCCTTTCCCATTCTCCCTTTGGCATTTGGGGGCTCCCCCAGGCTCAGCAGTCCccttggggttttggggccgttcttgggggtttttggggcccATCTGACCCGAGCCCCCCGGCAGCCCCACAGGGCAGAAGTTCCGCAGTAAGATCGAGCTGCGGCGGTTCCTGGGCCCCGGGCACGACCTGAGCAACTTCGACTTCAAATCGGGGCTGGAGCGGCCTGGCCCCACCCGGGTATGGGGGATGGGACCCGGGAGGGGgcacaaaaatcccaaaaaaccttGGGGACAGAAATCTGGAGCTCTCCTGGTGGGGGGAGCCCCATAACAAGAAGGGAATCGGGGGTGGGCTAAAGAGATGGGATAAAAGGGGCTTCTCAGAATGAGGGAAATGAGGGTGAGGTGACTCTAAATTGGGCGGTGGGTGGGAAATAAAGGGTCCTTACAGTGGGGAGGAGCAGTAACGGGGGTTTGGAAGTGGTGGGGAGGGGTCACAAGGGGTTCTCCCTCCATGCTGTGACCCCCTCCCTCAATTTTGTGcctttcagaccaagaagagcCCCAAATGGCACCTGCCCGCCGGGCCCCTCCCGGAGCCCCCCGAAATCTtcagaaaggaggaggaagaagaggtggaggtggaggtggaggtgggtGGGGCTGAGACCGAGAAAGCCCCACCCTCACCAGTTCAGGCCACGCCTCCTCCCGCCCAGGCCACGCCTCCTCCCGTCCAGACCACGCCCTCTACTCGCCAGGCCACACCTCCTTTGGCCGAGGCCACGCCTCCTTCCGCTGTGGCCACGCCCCCACCGGAGCCCCCCCATCGCAGGTCCCGCAAGCGGCCGCCCCTGGAGCCCCCCCAGGATGGGGTGATGGCGTGagtggggaggggtcccccGGGGGGTCGTGGGATCCCTCAGGCGTGGGGGTGGGGGTCCCCTGGAACTCTTGGCGTGGGGAGGGGGTCCCGGGAGCAGGGGGTGACCCCAGGAGGGAAGGATTGGAGTCTCTGGGGGTGTTCCTGGGGGGAAATTCAGAGTAGGGGGGGTTGCCTCAGGGGGGCTGTGGGATCCCGGGGGGCAGTGGGGGTGTTGGGGTTCCCTTGGCTCCCCCCAAAATGCCGCCCCCCTCCTCCACAGGCTTTGTGCTGGCTGCCAGAGCCTCTTCCCGGGGGTGTCGCTGCCCCCCCAGCGCCGCTGCCGCTGGCTCTGCCCCGACTGCCGTGGTGAGCTTCGGCCTCAGCGCCCACCTCCTCATCCTCTTCATGCTCCTCCTCGTTCTCTGAGTCTTCCTCCCACCTTCCTCAGCTCTCTCAgagctttttctgttttatcctcttcctcattttcctgTTGTTCTTGTTCTTCATTCCCTGGGTTTTTCCCtctccatcatcatcatcatcattccTTGAATTGCTTCAACCCCGTAATTATCGTTTTATTCCCGTGGAACTTCCCGTTCCTCCTCCCTGATTCTTCCCTGCCTCCCTTTCCCTCAGTTTTGGAGCATTTTGGGGGGGAAGGGAGCCTGAAGGAGTTCGGGAGTGGGGTCAGGGGGGATCCCAGGAAAGTTGGGGTGACCCTGACTCCCTTCCTCcacctcccccagcccagagACGAGACTTCAACCGGGAGCAGCGATTCTACAAGGTACCCCCGATCCCTCAGGGGGGGAAATGGTGCCCCCTGGGCGTTCCCCAGATCCctcggggggtttggggggtccaCCAAGAGCCCTGacaccccctccccacagcGGGTGGGCTGTGGCACGTGCCAGGCCTGTCTCATCCCCGAGGACTGCGGGATCTGCAGCGCCTGCGCCCGCAACCCCCCCGGGGGCCCCTCCGGGCCCGGCCGGACCCCCAAGTGCCTCCTGCGCCGCTGCCTGCGCATCGTCAAGAAGGTACCGGCACCCCTGCGTGTCGCTGTCACCCCCCAAATGTCACCCCAGCACCCCTgcatgtcactgtcaccccccaaatgtcaccagcacccctgcATGTCGCTGTCACCCCCCAAatgtcaccagcacccctgcGTGTCGCTGTCACCCCCTCcagtgtcaccagcacccctgcATGTCGCTGTCACCCCCCAAatgtcaccagcacccctgcGTGTCGCTGTCACcccctgcagtgtcaccagcacccctgcATGTCGCTGTCACCCCCCCAAatgtcaccagcacccctgcGTGTCGCTGTCACCCCCTCcagtgtcaccagcacccctgcATGTCGCTGTCACCCCTTCcagtgtcaccagcacccctgcATGTCGCTGTCACCCCCTCcagtgtcaccagcacccctgcGTGTCGCTGTCACCCCCTCcagtgtcaccagcacccctgcATGTCGCTGTCACCCCCTCCAGTGTCACCGGCACCCCTGCATATCGCTGTCACCCCCCAAATGTCACCCCAGCACCCCTgcatgtcactgtcaccccccaaatgtcaccagcacccctgcATGTCGCTGTCACCCCCCAAatgtcaccagcacccctgcGTGTCGCTGTCACcccctgcagtgtcaccagcacccctgcGTGTCGCTGTCACCCCCTCcagtgtcaccagcacccctgcATGTCGCTGTCACcccctgcagtgtcaccagcacccctgcATGTCGCTGTCACcccctgcagtgtcaccagcacccctgcATGTCGCTGTCACCCCCTCCAGTGTCACCATAATCCTCCCTTTCTCTGTGTCAGTGccacctcctgtgtcacctctttgtcacctccctgtcctctcCTTCATTGGCTGGGAACGCGTGTGGCGCTGCGTTAATTAACGCCGCTCTGAGTTAATGAACGTGATTAGCGTAAACCCGTGTTGCTGATACCCCGCGTCGTTCTACGTTGCCGCGTGTTGTCGCTGTTCCCTCTCGTTATTTTGTGCTATCCCCTGGTTTCCACGTTCTTCCACGTCCCCGGGAGGGCTGGATATGGCTCCtggcctgtccctgtcccttgttTGTGCTGGCACGTCCCCCCATCTCCCATATTCTCCCGGATTTTCCCAGTATATTCCGTGTCATTCCGTGTCCTGcccgtgtccctgcagagcctgcgctgcagctcctgccttgtccccagtccccctgtccgtctgtcctgtGTCTGTGGCTGCACGTTCACCCTTGTCCTCCTGTACCCACCCGTGTTTATCCCACGTTTA contains the following coding sequences:
- the LOC137466624 gene encoding methyl-CpG-binding domain protein 1-like isoform X17 produces the protein MGTPPRRMAEGWAECPALGPGWQRREAFRKSGATSGRSDTYYRSPTGQKFRSKIELRRFLGPGHDLSNFDFKSGLERPGPTRTKKSPKWHLPAGPLPEPPEIFRKEEEEEVEVEVEVGGAETEKAPPSPVQATPPPAQATPPPVQTTPSTRQATPPLAEATPPSAVATPPPEPPHRRSRKRPPLEPPQDGVMALCAGCQSLFPGVSLPPQRRCRWLCPDCRAQRRDFNREQRFYKRVGCGTCQACLIPEDCGICSACARNPPGGPSGPGRTPKCLLRRCLRIVKKGLGCGSCSGCLSTEDCGSCCICLRRLQPGLKRQWRCLRRRCLRPKKARVAKKPQSSRSLTEKWKPLVEREPSDASGTRHRKEEPLGGAENSPGPIPGPPLRLCPIKEEAGPLPRLEDPRLGLLIASAPRLKGAPPEPSVAPQRPPPGDLGVLIAATPPREAGAAPAQRVPGAGAPPAPPRPAGGAG
- the LOC137466624 gene encoding methyl-CpG-binding domain protein 1-like isoform X16, giving the protein MGTPPRRMAEGWAECPALGPGWQRREAFRKSGATSGRSDTYYRSPTGQKFRSKIELRRFLGPGHDLSNFDFKSGLERPGPTRTKKSPKWHLPAGPLPEPPEIFRKEEEEEVEVEVEVGGAETEKAPPSPVQATPPPAQATPPPVQTTPSTRQATPPLAEATPPSAVATPPPEPPHRRSRKRPPLEPPQDGVMALCAGCQSLFPGVSLPPQRRCRWLCPDCRAQRRDFNREQRFYKRVGCGTCQACLIPEDCGICSACARNPPGGPSGPGRTPKCLLRRCLRIVKKGLGCGSCSGCLSTEDCGSCCICLRRLQPGLKRQWRCLRRRCLRPKKARVAKKPQSSRSLTEKWKPLVEREPSDASGTRHREKEEPLGGAENSPGPIPGPPLRLCPIKEEAGPLPRLEDPRLGLLIASAPRLKGAPPEPSVAPQRPPPGDLGVLIAATPPREAGAAPAQRVPGAGAPPAPPRPAGGAG